Proteins encoded in a region of the Thermofilaceae archaeon genome:
- a CDS encoding HepT-like ribonuclease domain-containing protein, whose product MTRVDRDVFNRFVREALDALNEVKSIVSMGVDEFLADRRARYSLRYCIVVMVEALADLSVTILEKDFNDAAESYREAFFKLASHGVISLDTCNSMAKLASLRNQVVHRYWAIDDLRIYREAREGGIEAVERFIKEVEGYVEAKGS is encoded by the coding sequence TGCGTGAGGCCCTGGATGCGCTTAACGAGGTTAAGAGTATCGTTTCAATGGGCGTTGACGAGTTCCTCGCAGATAGGAGGGCGAGGTACAGCTTGAGGTACTGCATAGTAGTGATGGTTGAGGCGCTAGCAGACCTTTCTGTCACCATCCTCGAGAAGGATTTTAACGATGCTGCTGAGAGCTACCGGGAAGCTTTCTTCAAACTCGCGAGCCATGGGGTGATAAGCCTAGATACCTGCAACAGCATGGCTAAGCTGGCTTCGTTGAGAAACCAGGTGGTTCACAGGTACTGGGCTATAGACGACCTGAGGATCTATAGGGAGGCTAGGGAGGGGGGTATAGAGGCGGTTGAACGCTTCATCAAAGAGGTGGAGGGGTATGTCGAGGCTAAGGGCTCTTGA